In Bos indicus x Bos taurus breed Angus x Brahman F1 hybrid chromosome 21, Bos_hybrid_MaternalHap_v2.0, whole genome shotgun sequence, one DNA window encodes the following:
- the CKB gene encoding creatine kinase B-type, giving the protein MPFSNSHNTLKLRFPAEDEFPDLSGHNNHMAKVLTPELYAELRAKSTPSGFTVDDVIQTGVDNPGHPYIMTVGCVAGDEESYDVFKELFDPIIEDRHGGYKPTDEHKTDLNPDNLQGGDDLDPNYVLSSRVRTGRSIRGFCLPPHCSRGERRAIEKLAVEALSSLDGDLAGRYYALKSMTEAEQQQLIDDHFLFDKPVSPLLLASGMARDWPDARGIWHNDNKTFLVWINEEDHLRVISMQKGGNMKEVFTRFCNGLTQIETLFKSKNYEFMWNPHLGYILTCPSNLGTGLRAGVHIKLPHLGKHEKFPEVLKRLRLQKRGTGGVDTAAVGGVFDVSNADRLGFSEVELVQMVVDGVKLLIEMEQRLEQGQAIDDLMPAQK; this is encoded by the exons atgcccttctccaatagCCACAACACGCTGAAGCTGCGCTTCCCGGCCGAAGATGAGTTCCCCGACCTCAGCGGCCACAACAACCACATGGCCAAGGTGCTGACCCCCGAGCTGTACGCCGAGCTGCGCGCTAAGAGCACTCCGAGCGGCTTCACGGTGGACGACGTCATCCAGACCGGCGTGGACAACCCAG GCCACCCCTATATCATGACCGTGGGCTGTGTGGCCGGCGATGAGGAGTCGTACGACGTGTTCAAAGAGCTCTTTGACCCCATCATCGAGGACCGGCACGGAGGCTATAAGCCCACCGACGAGCACAAGACCGACCTCAACCCCGACAACCTGCAG GGCGGCGACGACCTGGATCCCAACTACGTGCTGAGCTCGCGGGTGCGCACGGGCCGCAGCATCCGCGGCTTCTGCCTCCCCCCGCACTGCAGCCGTGGGGAGCGCCGCGCCATCGAGAAGCTCGCCGTCGAAG CCCTGTCGAGCCTGGACGGTGACCTGGCGGGGAGGTACTATGCGCTCAAAAGCATGACGGAGgcggagcagcagcagcttatcgACGACCACTTCCTTTTCGATAAGCCCGTGTCGCCCCTGCTGCTGGCTTCGGGCATGGCCCGCGACTGGCCCGACGCCCGCGGCATCTG gcaTAACGACAATAAGACCTTCCTGGTGTGGATCAACGAGGAGGACCATCTGCGGGTCATCTCTATGCAAAAGGGTGGCAACATGAAGGAGGTGTTCACACGCTTCTGCAACGGCCTCACCCAG ATTGAAACGCTCTTCAAGTCTAAGAACTACGAGTTCATGTGGAACCCTCACTTGGGCTACATCCTCACCTGCCCGTCCAACCTGGGCACGGGGCTGCGGGCCGGGGTGCACATCAAGCTGCCCCACCTGGGCAAGCACGAGAAGTTCCCCGAGGTGCTCAAGCGGCTGCGGCTTCAGAAGCGAGGCACAG GCGGTGTGGACACGGCCGCCGTGGGCGGGGTCTTCGACGTCTCAAATGCCGACCGCCTGGGCTTCTCGGAGGTGGAGCTGGTGCAGATGGTGGTGGACGGTGTGAAGCTGCTCATCGAGATGGAGCAGCGGCTGGAGCAGGGCCAGGCCATCGATGACCTCATGCCGGCCCAGAAGTGA
- the TRMT61A gene encoding tRNA (adenine(58)-N(1))-methyltransferase catalytic subunit TRMT61A isoform X1: MLLFTACCTAPASAWGPVHLHRPVTRLPRSPPRGKVPGTCGTSSTMSFVAYEELIKEGDTAILSLGHGAMVAVRVQRGAQTQTRHGVLRHSVDLIGRPFGSKVTCGRGGWVYVLHPTPELWTLNLPHRTQILYSTDIALLTMMLELRPGSVVCESGTGSGSVSHAIIRTIAPTGHLHTVEFHQQRAERAREEFQEHRVGRWVTVLNQDVCRSGFGVSHVADAVFLDIPSPWEAVGHAWDALKVEGGRFCSFSPCIEQVQRTCQALAACGFSELSTLEVLPQVYNVRTVSLPVPDLGARPGPDAAPFRSGTPMKETVGHTGYLTFATKTPG; the protein is encoded by the exons ATGTTGCTGTTTACTGCCTGCTGCACGGCCCCAGCCTCCGCTTGGGGACCCGTGCATTTGCATCGCCCCGTCACCCGTCTGCCCAGGAGCCCGCCACGGGGGAAG GTCCCCGGCACCTGTGGGACCAGCAGCACCATGAGCTTCGTGGCCTACGAGGAGCTGATCAAAGAGGGTGACACAGCCATCCTGTCCCTGGGCCATGGCGCGATGGTGGCCGTGCGCGTGCAGCGGGGGGCCCAGACCCAAACCCGGCACGGCGTGCTGCGGCACTCAGTAGACCTCATCGGCCGCCCCTTCGGCTCCAAGGTGACCTGCGGACGAGGCGGCTGGGTGTATGTGCTGCACCCCACGCCGGAGCTCTGGACACTGAACCTGCCGCACCGCACCCAGATCCTCTACTCCACCGACATCGCCCTGCTCACCATGATGCTGGAGCTTCGGCCTGGCTCCGTGGTCTGTGAATCCG GCACTGGCAGCGGCTCCGTGTCCCATGCCATCATCCGCACCATCGCGCCCACGGGCCACCTGCACACGGTGGAGTTCCACCAGCAGCGGGCGGAGAGGGCGCGGGAGGAGTTCCAGGAGCACCGTGTGGGCCGCTGGGTGACCGTGCTGAACCAGGACGTGTGCCGCAGCGGCTTTGGCGTGAGCCACGTGGCGGACGCCGTCTTCCTGGACATCCCCTCGCCTTGGGAGGCTGTGGGGCATGCCTGGGATGCCCTCAAGGTCGAAG GTGGGCGCTTCTGCTCCTTCTCACCCTGCATTGAGCAGGTGCAGCGCACATGCCAGGCGCTGGCAGCCTGCGGCTTCTCGGAGCTGAGCACCCTGGAGGTGCTGCCGCAGGTCTACAATGTGCGCACCGTCAGCCTGCCCGTGCCCGACCTGGGGGCCCGCCCCGGCCCCGACGCCGCCCCCTTCCGCAGCGGCACGCCCATGAAGGAGACCGTGGGTCACACCGGCTACCTGACCTTCGCCACCAAGACTCCGGGCTAG
- the TRMT61A gene encoding tRNA (adenine(58)-N(1))-methyltransferase catalytic subunit TRMT61A isoform X2 yields MSFVAYEELIKEGDTAILSLGHGAMVAVRVQRGAQTQTRHGVLRHSVDLIGRPFGSKVTCGRGGWVYVLHPTPELWTLNLPHRTQILYSTDIALLTMMLELRPGSVVCESGTGSGSVSHAIIRTIAPTGHLHTVEFHQQRAERAREEFQEHRVGRWVTVLNQDVCRSGFGVSHVADAVFLDIPSPWEAVGHAWDALKVEGGRFCSFSPCIEQVQRTCQALAACGFSELSTLEVLPQVYNVRTVSLPVPDLGARPGPDAAPFRSGTPMKETVGHTGYLTFATKTPG; encoded by the exons ATGAGCTTCGTGGCCTACGAGGAGCTGATCAAAGAGGGTGACACAGCCATCCTGTCCCTGGGCCATGGCGCGATGGTGGCCGTGCGCGTGCAGCGGGGGGCCCAGACCCAAACCCGGCACGGCGTGCTGCGGCACTCAGTAGACCTCATCGGCCGCCCCTTCGGCTCCAAGGTGACCTGCGGACGAGGCGGCTGGGTGTATGTGCTGCACCCCACGCCGGAGCTCTGGACACTGAACCTGCCGCACCGCACCCAGATCCTCTACTCCACCGACATCGCCCTGCTCACCATGATGCTGGAGCTTCGGCCTGGCTCCGTGGTCTGTGAATCCG GCACTGGCAGCGGCTCCGTGTCCCATGCCATCATCCGCACCATCGCGCCCACGGGCCACCTGCACACGGTGGAGTTCCACCAGCAGCGGGCGGAGAGGGCGCGGGAGGAGTTCCAGGAGCACCGTGTGGGCCGCTGGGTGACCGTGCTGAACCAGGACGTGTGCCGCAGCGGCTTTGGCGTGAGCCACGTGGCGGACGCCGTCTTCCTGGACATCCCCTCGCCTTGGGAGGCTGTGGGGCATGCCTGGGATGCCCTCAAGGTCGAAG GTGGGCGCTTCTGCTCCTTCTCACCCTGCATTGAGCAGGTGCAGCGCACATGCCAGGCGCTGGCAGCCTGCGGCTTCTCGGAGCTGAGCACCCTGGAGGTGCTGCCGCAGGTCTACAATGTGCGCACCGTCAGCCTGCCCGTGCCCGACCTGGGGGCCCGCCCCGGCCCCGACGCCGCCCCCTTCCGCAGCGGCACGCCCATGAAGGAGACCGTGGGTCACACCGGCTACCTGACCTTCGCCACCAAGACTCCGGGCTAG
- the LOC113879454 gene encoding uncharacterized protein LOC113879454: MDLQRGGWGEGASPDGWRGDGWGAAAVCSVMALAGSAPACGPPGSVCPPCRLVASQSSLPRAPPGGHMAPNREGGGGGPGRWPWAQDPHRPAASREVASGPTPPLGAAPAVCPGSLLAGPIRHLASPPRKRLLRGPGPAKASGADHVAESRAGRGPASWRLAALELVCVPARRGPGVLD, translated from the coding sequence ATGGACCTGCAGCGGGGAGGCTGGGGCGAGGGTGCCTCCCCGGACGGCTGGCGGGGTGACGGGTGGGGGGCTGCCGCCGTGTGCAGCGTCATGGCCCTGGCAGGGAGCGCTCCTGCCTGCGGCCCCCCGGGGTCAGTGTGCCCGCCCTGCCGGCTCGTGGCCTCGCAGTCTTCACTTCCACGGGCTCCTCCGGGTGGGCACATGGCCCCAAacagggagggtggaggaggaggccCGGGACGGTGGCCTTGGGCCCAGGACCCCCACCGCCCAGCTGCCAGCAGAGAGGTGGCTTCAGGCCCGACACCCCCACTGGGCGCTGCACCGGCCGTGTGCCCAGGTTCCCTCCTGGCAGGCCCCATCCGCCACCTGGCTTCTCCACCCAGGAAGCGCCTCCTCCGAGGCCCCGGCCCTGCCAAAGCCTCAGGTGCGGATCACGTGGCGGAGAGCAGAGCCGGGCGTGGGCCTGCCTCCTGGCGGCTGGCGGCGCTAGAGCTGGTCTGTGTGCCTGCCCGGAGGGGACCCGGGGTCCTGGACTGA